One Sphingomonas endolithica genomic window, ACCAATGCTGTGCGCAGAGCGCCGACGACGGTGGCATGGCTGCGGTCCGAACTTTCGCCTGCCGATGCATTCGTCATCTCCGTGGCCGGCGTATCGACGACCGCTTCGTTGGCGGTGTTCACAGGCAAGGTGCCCGCGCCCGGGCTCGCGGAAGGTTCTGCCGAGGCATCGGCGATCCCTACATTGGCCGATGGCGTCGCTTGGCTTTGTTCGCCGCACGCCGATAGCAATATGGCGGCACCTGCCAGTAACCGGATCACGCTCATCGATACTCTCCATACAAAAACATGCGACTCTCGGCATCACGCCGGGTCACGAGACTGCGGATCACCTCGCCCTTCGACTTCACGTGGCGTTTGATCTCCACCATCGCATCATGCGGCTTGCCCTCGTTGACCAACGTCGTCGTCCGCCGCCATCCGCCGCCCGGATTATACGCGTAGGAGACCAGCGCATCGAATTCCTGCTGGTGCAACGGCACCTTGATCGCGCGCTTCACCTTCGCCTCGTAATCACCGACGATGCGGGCGAGCAATGCTGCTTCCTGATCGGTGCTCAGGTTGAGCAAGCTCTTGTTATCCTTTACGAAGCTCGCGGCCTCTGCACCGGATTTGCCCGCCCCTCGGGCTGCGCTGGCGGCGGCATCGCGCGGCACGTTGATGTCTACCAGATGGCGCGTGACCTCGGCGACCGTGCGATCCTTCATATCATAGCCCGGGCCGATCGTGACGCCGCTGCCCGCGGACGGATGATGGAGGCGATTGCTGACGTTGCGCTGCGATTCGTGACTGATGATGAAATGACGTCCGGCGCGCGAGGTGATCATCGAGGCAACCGGTGACGCCACGCCGGTCGGCATCGGCGCGGTGCGGGCACGTTCGCGCGCGGGATCGACCGCAGCCTTCAGCGGCCCGGCATCGCCGTTGCCGGGCGCGATGGGGCGCGAGGTTGCGGCTGCCGCGGCGTTGGCCGATCGTACCGCCGCCGACCTCGCTGTCGGGATCGGAACGCTCTTAGTCGGGCCGCCGATCGTCGTACCGGTCAGCGCTCCCATCGTCATTGGCCCAGCGATCCCGTCCGGCGGGTAAAGGCCGTTGCGGCGCTGGCTCAGCCTGACCGCGCGTTCGGTCTGCGGCCCGAAGACGCCGTCTGCCGACAATTGCGGGTCGTAACGCTGCAACAGGGTCTGCAGAGTCCGGACTTCGTCGCCTCTGCTGCCGATCCGTAGCATCTGCATGGTGCGTCTCCTTGAAGTCCATCAAGATTGCCGCTGATCGAGGCATTCGGCAAGCATCCCTAGGCCGTCAATGTTACAGCTCATCGTGCGCAAAGCCCGGTTCGGAGCAAAGATGCTCGGACAAAATAGTGGCCGCAAGATTAATCGTCCAACCTGTTCAAGGCAGTTGGACGCGGCTATTGCAACCGCGCAGGATTGCACGGACTTTGCCGACCGACCGGGGTTTTCGGGATCGTATCGCTGGCGCACATTGGGCGTCAGGTGGCGCGAGGCACGATCCGGCTGGCGGGCGGTACTGGATGGTCGGTTCGGTCGGCGTTGGATGCCGCCGGGTCGGTGGGGCGAACAACAGGGGGTGGATGGTGTCGAAAACGTCGCTGAAGACGATGTATCTCGGATCGGGCACGATCATTGCGGCTGCGCTGACACCGGTCATGGCGCAGGCGCAGCAGACGCCCGCACCACCGCCGCAGCTGCCGCAGCCACAAGTGGCGCTGCCGTCGCGCCAGGAAGTCAGCCCGCCGCCGCCCGAGACGCGCCAGCCATCTGCTGCCAGCGTGGATGCCAGCCGTGCACTGGAGCTCGCGCCGTGCCCGTTCGACGGATCGCCGCTGAAGCTGACGATCACCAGGCTGAACTTCACGCGGCCCGATGGCAGCGCGGTGCAGCCCGAGATCGCCCGCTCGCTCGCTCGGGTGACGGTGCCCGATGGCGAGCGGCCGTTGAGCGAAGTGTGCGCGATCCGCGACCGCGCCAACGCGGCATTGCGCAGTGCCGGCTGGGTCGCCTCGGTAAAGATCCCGCCACAGGAAATTACCGGCGGCACGCTGGAACTGCAGGTAGTGACCGCGCGCATCGTCGAGATCCGCGTGCGGGGTTCGGCCGGTGCCTATGAGAGCATCCTGCGCCGTCGGATCGCGCAGATCCAGGCACTCGACCCGCTCAACGAACGCGAAGCGGAACGGCTGCTGCTGCTGGCCGGCGATATCCCGGGGCTGGAAGTGCAATTGTCGTTGCGTCCCGCGGGCACCGAGCAAGGCGACGTAATCGGTGAATTGACCGTGGCCTCACGACGGTTTGCCGTGCTGGGCAATGTGCAGAATCAGAATTCCAGGCTGACCGGCCGCGAAACCGGCTATTTGCGCGCCGAATTCTACGGTCTCACCGGACATGCGGATGTTACCTATGTCGGCCTGTCCTCGACGGCGGATTTCCGCGAGCAGATCGTAGCGCAGGTGGGTCATGTGATGGGCATTGGCGATGACGGCGCGACGGTCGGCGCGCGCTTTACCTATGCCTGGTCGCACCCCGATCTGGGCGAGAGCGATCCGGTGCGGACCCGGACGCTGATTGCCGGGTTCGATCTCGCGCGGCCGCTCGTGCGAACCCTGCGGACCAATGTACATGCCAGTGCCGGGTTCGATTACGTCAATCAGCGCTCACTATTCGGCTTGGGCGATGCGGCGAGCCCGTTCATCATCGACAAGCTGCGCATCGGCTTTGTCGGGGTCGATGCCGATCATCGCAGCCTGCGGCTGGACGGCAAGACCGGCTTCTCGGTCGGTGGCTCGCTGCAAATCCGCAAGGGGTTCGACATCCTGGATGCGAGCAAGCAGGGCTTTCGGACTGGCGGGCTGACCTCAAGGCCCAATGGCGACCCCAACGCCTTGGTGGTGCGTGCGTCTGCCGACACGATGGTCGCGCTCGGGCCGATCTTCAGCATCGCCGGGCAGGCGCAGGGGCAATGGAGCAAGGATCCGCTGCTCAACTTCGAACAATATTCGGTCGGCAATCTGACGATCGGCCGTGGTTACGATCCCGGCATCAGCACCGGCGACCGCGCCGCCGCCGGGCGCGGCGAGGTCAGGGGCGACGTACCGCTGTCGACACGGATCGGCACACAATTGTTCGGCTTCTACGACTATGTGTATCTGCGTAATCTGGAAGGAAGCCGGGAAGATCGCTCGCGCACGTTCCGAAGCTTTGGCGGTGGGTTGCGCCTGTCATTGCCTGGATTTGCCGTGCTCGAGGTCACCTATGCCCGCCCGCTCGACAAAGCATCGCGACTCGACGACCGGCCGCCAAACCGTTTATTAGTGTCGTTGACTGCACAATTCGCTGATCGGGCGCGATAAATAGACCGATACGGTAGATTACAGGGAGTTCTTCCATGCTGAAGTCCAAGCATCGCCGTACTATCCGCCGCTCGTTGGCGATTACTACCGCGCTGGCCAGCGGATGCCTGATTGTGGGCAGTGCCGTGGCGCAGACGCTGCCGGGGAAGGCGACGCCAGGCGGGACCACGCCGTTTGGAAGCGCGGCCGAGATCAAGACGTCCGGCAACACGATGACCGTCGATCTGCACGCCACGGGCACGATTATCAACTGGGACGGGTTCAATATCGCCAACGGATCGACCGTGAACTTCAAGGACGACCTTGGCCTACCGATCAAGACCAATATCGCCGTCCTGAATCGCGACATGTCGGGCAACACCTCGAAGATCAGCGGCAATTTGCGTTCCGACTCCAACGTGGCAGTGTGGGTGTTCAACTCACGCGGCATAACAATCGGAAACGGTGCGCAAATCAGCACGGGTTCGCTGGTGCTGACCACGCTGGACCCGAAGAACACCTTCCTGAATTCTACCAACGGCAATTATCGCTTTGACGGCGCGGACAGCCTTACCGGCGGGATCACGGTGGAGAGCAATGCGCGCATCACCGTGCAGGGTGGCAATCGCGGTCTGATCCTGGTCGCGCCGAAGATCGAATCGAGCGGCACGTTGACCGCCAACGATCAGGATCTCGCCTTCGTCACTGCCAGCGATGTCACGCTGGATTACAACACCGGCAGTCCGTTGTCGGTCACGCTCAACAAGGGCACTTCGGTTGGCGGTACAAGCCAGATCGTGCGTGGCACGGTGAAGGGGCGGGATGTGCTGTTTGCGATGGCAACCAGTAGTTCGGTAACCGATGCGCTGCTCAACGTCGAAGCGACGGTGCTGACGGCGGAAGGTTCGGACCACCGCATCGTGCTGGTCGCGGGCAAGCCGTCCAACGCCGTTGCTGGCGTCACGGTGGGCGGCACAGCCGTGGAGACCGGGGGCATCGTCAATGCCACTGTATCGGGATCGCTCACGACCGATGGCAGCGATAGCGATATCATCGTTGCGGCGAACGGGACGGCCACCATCTCCGGGGCGGTCACCGCCGATCGCGACTATGTGGTCAGCGGCACGGGCGTGGTGCTCGGCAGCGCCAACAAGGAAGTTCGGCAAGCGGCCCTTCGCGACATCAGCGTCACAGCCAATAACGGTACGCTGACCGGGCTGGGTGACTTGACGTTGGTTGCGGATGCAAACGGCAACGGCACCGGCGCACTGACGCTGGCGACCGCCGGGACGAGCGGTGGCGACATCGCATTCGGGCCGGGCACGACCTTGTCGGGTGGATCGGACGGCGAGGCGAATGTGCAGATCCGGGTGCGGGCGGCCACGAACGCCGTCGCGCTGGGCGATGTCAACGCCGGCGCCTTGCGGGGCGCCATTGGCACTGCGAACTTCACGAACGGGTTGTCGATTACGGGGCCGCTGACCCTGGGCGATGTCAACGTCGGATCGGCGCTCTCATTGCAGTCGGGCGCCCTGACTGCGGGCGCGTTGACGGCCGACGGTGGCGTGACGCTGGCGGGTGCCGGTGCCATGCTGGTCAAGTCGATCGATGCGAACGGTGCCGTCGCTTTGTCCGGAACGGGCACGACGACGATCGACGGCGCGGTGACCGCGCGGGGATCGCAGAATGATATCCAGATCCTGCGCGATGGCGCGGTCTCGATCGGTGGCAAGATCAACGCAGGTCGTGACCTGACGATCGGCACGACCGTGGCGGCGGTCGCCTCCATCAAAACGTCGGGCGACGTAACCGCGCGGAACATCTCGCTGATCTCGAGCGGCGCGCAGGATCTGAGCGGCGCGATAACCGCGCGCGGAACGCTCGACGCCACGGCAGGGACGACGCTGTCGCTGCCGGGTGTCGTGCGCGCGGCAGGCGCAATCATTCTGACGGCTGACGGCATGACGCTGGCGGACGTCGCCAGCACCGGCAGCAAGCTGACGGCACAGGCGGGGGTGGGCGGGGTCGTCGGCTTCACCCCGGCCGGCGCGCAACTGGCGGCATCCGGCAATCTGTCGGTGACGTCGCTTGGCGGCCCGCTGACCATCGCGCGGGCGTCGGCGGGGGCTACCGTCAGCCTGGTCGGCACCGGCATCACTGCCACGACACTGAGTGCCGGTGATGACGTTATCGTCGATGGCGGGCAGGGGTTGGTATCGGTCTTCGGCGCGGTGACGGCGGGCGGCAATTACAGCGTGAGCGGCGGCACGGTGACGCTCGGCGCGACCGATGCGGTGATGCAGCGGGCGAACGGGGCCGTGACGATCACCGGCGGCGCGGGCGGGATCACCGGGCGCGGCGCGCTGACGCTGCGGTCGAACGATGATGGCACGGGCGGGGAGGCGCTGACGCTGGCGATCGCCGACACCGCGCCCGACGGGGCGATCAACTTCGCACCCGCATCCTTCCTGCTCGGCGGTCAGGCGCGGCAATCGGACGTGCAGATCCGCTCGGGCAGTGCCGCTGGCAGCGTGACGCTCGGCAGCGTCACCGCTCGCGGCTTGCGCGGCGCGGTCGGCACCGAACAATTTGCCGACGGGTTGGCGCGCACCAGCGCGATCAGCGTGGGCGACCTGCGTCTGACGAATGCGTTGCTGCTCAACGGAGCGGGGATCAGCGCCGACGACCTGATCTCTGATACCTCGGTGACGTTGATCTCCACCGGGCTGCTGAGCGCGAACACGGTGGATGCCGGCGGCAATATCGCGATGAGCGGTACCGGTGGCACGACGATCACCGGCCTCGTCCAGGCACGCAATGCCGGGCGCAGCGTGACGATCGATCGTGATGGCGATCTGCAGATCGGCAGCCTGGTCGCGAGTGGTGCGGTGAGCATCGGCGCGGCGGTCGCGCCGGCGACGCTGAAGATCGGCGCGGCGTCGAGCGGCGGGAGCTTTGCCGCGACGACGACGGGCGCGCAGACCTGGACGGGGCCGATCGTGGCCGGCGGTGCCGTCGACCTGTCCGGGCAGTCGCTCGACCTGGGCGGCATACGCTCGACGGTCGGTGCGGTACGGCTGACGAGCACCGGCGGCATCTTGAAGGCCGGCGCGGTCGATGGCGCGGGGCTGACCACGCTGACCAGCAGCGATACGCTCAGCGCGACCAGCGTGCGTGGCGGCGCTGGCGTGCGCGGGACGGCAGCGGGGGACGTCAAGATCACCGGCTTGGTGGATGGCGGCACGGGCATCATATCGCTGACCGGGACGGCGCTCGATCTGCAGGATGTGCGCACCCCCGGCGGCCCGGTAACGCTGGAGAGCACGGTCGGCCTGTTGAAGGCTGGCGCGATCGATGGGGTGGGACTTACCTCGCTGACCAGCACGGGCGCGATCAACGCGACGTCTGTCAGCGGCGGTGCTGGCGTGCTTGGGACGGCGGCGGGTGATGTGAAGATCACCGGCCTGGTCGATGGCGGCACAGGGGACGTGTCGCTGAAGGGCGCGACGCTCGACCTGGCCGGCGTGAGCGCAGTTGGCGGCCCGGTGACGCTCGAGAGCACCGTCGGCCTGCTGAAAGCCGGCGCGATCGACGGGGCGGGGCTCACGACGCTGACCAGTGCCGGTGCCATCGACGCAACGTCCGTGCGCGGCGGCGCCGGGGTGCTTGGAACTGCGGTAGACACCGTGACGATCACCGGGCTCACCGATGGCGGCAGGGGCGGCGTGTCGCTTTCAGGTATCGCGCTGGCGCTTGGTGGTGTGCAGGCAACTGGCGGCGCTGTGTCGCTGACCGCAACGCTCGGCGATCTGAGCGCGGGCGTGATCGATGGTGCTGGGCTGACCACGCTAACGAGCAACGGCTTGCTGGAGGCTGCCGCCGTGCGTGGCGGTGCCGGGGTTAGTGGGTCGGCGGCCGGCGCCGTGACGATCGGCGGCCTTATCGATGGCGGCACGGGCGGTGTATCGCTATCCGGAGGCTCACTTGCGTTGGCCGACGTGCGGTCGGCAGCTGGCGCGGTGTCATTGACGTCGACCAGCGGGGCGCTGGGGGCGGGTGCAGTCGCCGGCGGCGGCCTGACCACGCTGACCAGTGCCGCTGCACTGACCGCGGCGTCGGTGCGCGGCGGCGGCGGTGTGTCGGCGACGGCTGGGTCGGGCGACGTGACGATTGCCGGGCTGATCGATGGCGGAACGGGCGGCGTCGCCATCTCTGCCGCGACCGGCGCGGCGCTGTTGACCGGTGGTGTGACGGCGGGAACGGATTACCGCGTTACCGCGGGGACGGTGACCCTGGGTGGCGCGCAGACCGCAGGGGGTGCGGTGGCGATCGGCAGCACGACCGGGCCGCTGACGGGGCAGGCCGGCCTGGTGCTGACCGCCAACAATGACGGCATCGGTGGCGAAGCGCTGGCGCTGGATGCGGTCGGCGGCGGTATCCTGCTGGCAAGCGATAGCGTGCTGAACGGTGGCACGGCACGGCAGTCCGACGTCATCTTGCATTCGGCCGGCGACGTGACGCTCGGCGCGGTCAATGCGCGGTCGCTGCAGATCAACGACGGCCTGCGGCTGACAGGGGCGATCACCACCGGCAACCTGTCGCTGGCGCAGGGCACGACGCTGCTCGGCGGTACCGGTGGGGTGCGTACCGGTGCGATCACGACGGACACCGGCAATGTGCTTATCGATGCGCTGGACGGCACCGTGTCGACCGGCGCGATCACCGCAGGAGGGACGGTCGACTTGTCGGGTGCCGCGGTGCAGTTTGCGAGCATTGCCGGTTCTGGGGTGACGGTGCAGTCGATCGGCGCGGCAGCGACGGGCATCAGCGGCGGCAATATCACCGCCACCGGCCCGGTGACGCTGACCGCACTTTCCGGCACCGGCAGCGTGACCACGGGTGCGATCACCACGACCGGCTCCGCAGGCGCGGTGACGATCAGCTCGATCGGTAACGTGCAACTCGCGAGCGTGACGGCCGGGGGCACGGCGACGATCACCACGCAGACCAATCCGGCCGACATCCTGATCGCGGGCGGCCTTACCGCGGATGGCACGGTGGGGCTGGCCTCGTCGCGCGACATTCGCGCGCCGTTCGTCCGGAGCGCCGTCGATCTGGTCGTGCTTGCGCCCAATGGCAGCCTGACCGGGTACGCGCCGGGCAGTACGATCGAACTGACCGTCGGCGCCGGCAGCGGCTTCACCGTGGATATCGGCGAAGCGGTGCGGCTCGGCGCGTTGACCGGCGGGCCGCTGTCGCTGCGCGCCGATTCGATTCAGATCACCTCCATCGATGTCGGCACCAACCTGATCAACCTGTTTGCCGATAGCGGCGACCTGCGGATCGACGGCGACGTGCGCGGGGGCATTGTCACGTTGAACTCTACCGGGCTGACGAGCATCGGCGGTGCGGTCAATGCCGCTGGTGCGCTCACGCTAACGGGAGGCGCCTTGGGGCTGCGCACGGGTGACCTGAGCGGCAGCAGCATCTCGCTTGGTTCGGCCAGCACGATTACCGGCGGCGCGATGCGGGCCGACGGCGCCTTCGGGGCGTCGGGCACGGACGTGAAATTGGGCAGCATCACAGCAGGCGGCGCGGCGACACTGGAGGCGACGACCGGTGCACTCAGCGTGGGTCCGGTAATCGCCGCCGCGCTGGACGCCCGCGCGGTCGAGAATGCGTTGGTGACAAAGCTGACGGTCTCTGGCGGATCGGCGCGCCTGGTCTCCAGCAAGGGGGCGGCGCAACTCGGCGC contains:
- a CDS encoding glycoside hydrolase family protein, translating into MQMLRIGSRGDEVRTLQTLLQRYDPQLSADGVFGPQTERAVRLSQRRNGLYPPDGIAGPMTMGALTGTTIGGPTKSVPIPTARSAAVRSANAAAAATSRPIAPGNGDAGPLKAAVDPARERARTAPMPTGVASPVASMITSRAGRHFIISHESQRNVSNRLHHPSAGSGVTIGPGYDMKDRTVAEVTRHLVDINVPRDAAASAARGAGKSGAEAASFVKDNKSLLNLSTDQEAALLARIVGDYEAKVKRAIKVPLHQQEFDALVSYAYNPGGGWRRTTTLVNEGKPHDAMVEIKRHVKSKGEVIRSLVTRRDAESRMFLYGEYR
- a CDS encoding ShlB/FhaC/HecB family hemolysin secretion/activation protein, translated to MSKTSLKTMYLGSGTIIAAALTPVMAQAQQTPAPPPQLPQPQVALPSRQEVSPPPPETRQPSAASVDASRALELAPCPFDGSPLKLTITRLNFTRPDGSAVQPEIARSLARVTVPDGERPLSEVCAIRDRANAALRSAGWVASVKIPPQEITGGTLELQVVTARIVEIRVRGSAGAYESILRRRIAQIQALDPLNEREAERLLLLAGDIPGLEVQLSLRPAGTEQGDVIGELTVASRRFAVLGNVQNQNSRLTGRETGYLRAEFYGLTGHADVTYVGLSSTADFREQIVAQVGHVMGIGDDGATVGARFTYAWSHPDLGESDPVRTRTLIAGFDLARPLVRTLRTNVHASAGFDYVNQRSLFGLGDAASPFIIDKLRIGFVGVDADHRSLRLDGKTGFSVGGSLQIRKGFDILDASKQGFRTGGLTSRPNGDPNALVVRASADTMVALGPIFSIAGQAQGQWSKDPLLNFEQYSVGNLTIGRGYDPGISTGDRAAAGRGEVRGDVPLSTRIGTQLFGFYDYVYLRNLEGSREDRSRTFRSFGGGLRLSLPGFAVLEVTYARPLDKASRLDDRPPNRLLVSLTAQFADRAR
- a CDS encoding filamentous hemagglutinin N-terminal domain-containing protein — protein: MLKSKHRRTIRRSLAITTALASGCLIVGSAVAQTLPGKATPGGTTPFGSAAEIKTSGNTMTVDLHATGTIINWDGFNIANGSTVNFKDDLGLPIKTNIAVLNRDMSGNTSKISGNLRSDSNVAVWVFNSRGITIGNGAQISTGSLVLTTLDPKNTFLNSTNGNYRFDGADSLTGGITVESNARITVQGGNRGLILVAPKIESSGTLTANDQDLAFVTASDVTLDYNTGSPLSVTLNKGTSVGGTSQIVRGTVKGRDVLFAMATSSSVTDALLNVEATVLTAEGSDHRIVLVAGKPSNAVAGVTVGGTAVETGGIVNATVSGSLTTDGSDSDIIVAANGTATISGAVTADRDYVVSGTGVVLGSANKEVRQAALRDISVTANNGTLTGLGDLTLVADANGNGTGALTLATAGTSGGDIAFGPGTTLSGGSDGEANVQIRVRAATNAVALGDVNAGALRGAIGTANFTNGLSITGPLTLGDVNVGSALSLQSGALTAGALTADGGVTLAGAGAMLVKSIDANGAVALSGTGTTTIDGAVTARGSQNDIQILRDGAVSIGGKINAGRDLTIGTTVAAVASIKTSGDVTARNISLISSGAQDLSGAITARGTLDATAGTTLSLPGVVRAAGAIILTADGMTLADVASTGSKLTAQAGVGGVVGFTPAGAQLAASGNLSVTSLGGPLTIARASAGATVSLVGTGITATTLSAGDDVIVDGGQGLVSVFGAVTAGGNYSVSGGTVTLGATDAVMQRANGAVTITGGAGGITGRGALTLRSNDDGTGGEALTLAIADTAPDGAINFAPASFLLGGQARQSDVQIRSGSAAGSVTLGSVTARGLRGAVGTEQFADGLARTSAISVGDLRLTNALLLNGAGISADDLISDTSVTLISTGLLSANTVDAGGNIAMSGTGGTTITGLVQARNAGRSVTIDRDGDLQIGSLVASGAVSIGAAVAPATLKIGAASSGGSFAATTTGAQTWTGPIVAGGAVDLSGQSLDLGGIRSTVGAVRLTSTGGILKAGAVDGAGLTTLTSSDTLSATSVRGGAGVRGTAAGDVKITGLVDGGTGIISLTGTALDLQDVRTPGGPVTLESTVGLLKAGAIDGVGLTSLTSTGAINATSVSGGAGVLGTAAGDVKITGLVDGGTGDVSLKGATLDLAGVSAVGGPVTLESTVGLLKAGAIDGAGLTTLTSAGAIDATSVRGGAGVLGTAVDTVTITGLTDGGRGGVSLSGIALALGGVQATGGAVSLTATLGDLSAGVIDGAGLTTLTSNGLLEAAAVRGGAGVSGSAAGAVTIGGLIDGGTGGVSLSGGSLALADVRSAAGAVSLTSTSGALGAGAVAGGGLTTLTSAAALTAASVRGGGGVSATAGSGDVTIAGLIDGGTGGVAISAATGAALLTGGVTAGTDYRVTAGTVTLGGAQTAGGAVAIGSTTGPLTGQAGLVLTANNDGIGGEALALDAVGGGILLASDSVLNGGTARQSDVILHSAGDVTLGAVNARSLQINDGLRLTGAITTGNLSLAQGTTLLGGTGGVRTGAITTDTGNVLIDALDGTVSTGAITAGGTVDLSGAAVQFASIAGSGVTVQSIGAAATGISGGNITATGPVTLTALSGTGSVTTGAITTTGSAGAVTISSIGNVQLASVTAGGTATITTQTNPADILIAGGLTADGTVGLASSRDIRAPFVRSAVDLVVLAPNGSLTGYAPGSTIELTVGAGSGFTVDIGEAVRLGALTGGPLSLRADSIQITSIDVGTNLINLFADSGDLRIDGDVRGGIVTLNSTGLTSIGGAVNAAGALTLTGGALGLRTGDLSGSSISLGSASTITGGAMRADGAFGASGTDVKLGSITAGGAATLEATTGALSVGPVIAAALDARAVENALVTKLTVSGGSARLVSSKGAAQLGAATVSGTLAVEAAGTATLVEAVSAGGDYTVRGASIVLGGAPVTQSAGGQIALTAGSGGISAASQLRLLGNVAGGASAMLIDAAGPISLAGTTIDNGSGALGLRAGSGATVEFGTIGAGAIGGIVTAADNSVSATDTFRHDGTFTAGDIVARDLGVALTTGALRTGNVTTSGATRLSSGGAITTAGVTAAAIDVDAGARLEGGSYRSTGTARVGGGSIKLAALRSSAGDVRATAQGGTLEVDTIEAATAATLSGQAVAVGRLVAGGTGTITSTGGVRIDNASGATLAITASGDITGLTADRALLGSTAGDLTVDGGALVRLGAVGAAGQATISGGEVDMTGTLNAARAALIKARGALTTGDVIAGGTLTLDAGTGLTAGGLRATGDALVTAVGNVQVNGLDTDGALTIKGGNVSLGGGRAAGAASIDATGLATLGQLVAGPTLTIRAADATLNGVQRAASVAFETRGGDGALRLGDATASDGFRLSAAEVNLVEADALTFRQGSGAVEIGTLAFDADAGRRSVDMLGTGAIAVRGVVSGAGAGRRFRLGGDASEAGMAREINVVATNSAGGRLLFDGADLELRGGRIAVGVAPGFIDALSGASLDAVVGGFVGNANSSLYNPVIGGGFYEVNAPTTVSARSLTVRYGDYALFQNTGTAGQNSGLVLGGPAGTPVSPALTLLPQSPQSNAFAGFGTINGVNDTAAALLGGGIIALGTANPATTRLNGCLVGSGAGCLAAIVIQPTLQVFETTQQDVFGSVESVDVPFDPVVSGSNEELLTGLATMGPRASCEEGDGDCAATAGETAQ